One genomic window of Mesoplodon densirostris isolate mMesDen1 chromosome 14, mMesDen1 primary haplotype, whole genome shotgun sequence includes the following:
- the FHL2 gene encoding four and a half LIM domains protein 2, with amino-acid sequence MTERFDCHHCEDSLFGRKYVLRDERPYCVACFEALFASTCEECGKLIGCDCKDLSYKDRHWHEACFHCSRCRGSLVDKPFAAKEDQLLCTDCYSQEYSSRCQECEKSIMPGTRKMEYKGSSWHETCFICHRCQQPIGTKSFIPKDGQNFCVPCYERQYALQCVQCKKPITSGGVTYREQPWHRECFVCTACKKPLSGQRFTSRDEFAYCLGCFCDLYAKKCAGCASPISGLGGTKYISFEERQWHNNCFNCKKCSLSLVGRGFLTERDDILCPDCGKDI; translated from the exons ATGACCGAGCGCTTCGACTGCCACCACTGCGAGGACTCCCTCTTCGGCCGGAAGTACGTCCTGCGAGATGAGCGGCCCTACTGCGTGGCTTGCTTCGAGGCCCTCTTCGCCAGCACGTGCGAGGAGTGCGGGAAGCTGATCGGCTGCGACTGCAAG GACTTGTCCTACAAGGACCGGCACTGGCACGAGGCCTGTTTCCACTGCTCGCGGTGCAGGGGGTCCCTTGTGGACAAGCCATTCGCTGCCAAGGAGGACCAGCTGCTCTGCACCGACTGCTACTCGCAGGAGTACTCGTCCCGCTGCCAGGAGTGCGAGAAGAGCATCATGCCAG GCACCCGTAAGATGGAATACAAGGGTAGCAGCTGGCACGAGACCTGCTTCATCTGCCATCGCTGCCAGCAGCCCATCGGAACCAAGAGCTTCATCCCGAAGGACGGCCAGAACTTCTGCGTTCCCTGCTATGAAAGGCAGTATGCCTTGCAGTGCGTTCAGTGCAAAAAG CCCATCACCAGCGGGGGCGTCACGTACCGGGAGCAGCCGTGGCACCGCGAGTGCTTCGTGTGCACCGCCTGCAAGAAGCCGCTGTCGGGCCAGCGCTTCACGTCCCGCGACGAGTTCGCCTACTGCCTGGGCTGCTTCTGCGACCTGTACGCCAAGAAGTGCGCCGGCTGCGCCAGCCCCATCAGCG GACTGGGCGGCACCAAGTACATCTCCTTCGAGGAGCGGCAGTGGCACAACAATTGCTTTAACTGCAAGAAGTGCTCGCTGTCGCTGGTGGGGCGAGGCTTCCTCACGGAGAGGGACGACATCCTGTGCCCGGACTGCGGGAAGGACATCTGA
- the C14H2orf49 gene encoding ashwin, with amino-acid sequence MMAGDVGGRSCPDSELLLHPELLSQEFLLLTLEQKNITVENDMRVNKDSLTDLYVQHAIPLPQRDLPKNRWGKVMEKKREQHEIKNETKRSSTADGFRKRPLIVFDGSSTSTSIKVKKTENGDNDRLKSRPQAGATSNAFRKLSDSSSGVSPLILSSNLPTNNRMEHNNNDTKQNHDLTHRKSPSGPVKSPPLSPVGTTPVKLKRAAPKEETEAEAAAANNLKPPEAKRKIQHVTWP; translated from the exons ATGATGGCGGGGGATGTGGGCGGCCGCAGCTGCCCCGATTCGGAGCTGCTGCTGCACCCGGAGCTGCTGTCCCAGGAGTTCCTTCTCCTCACCCTGGAGCAG AAGAACATAACTGTTGAAAATGACATGAGAGTAAATAAAGACAGTCTTACCGATCTTTATGTTCAGCATGCAATACCACTGCCTCAGAGAGATTTGCCAAAGAACAGATGGGGGAAagtgatggaaaagaaaagagaacaacaTGAGATAAAAAATGAGACGAAAAG GAGTAGCACTGCAGACGGGTTTCGGAAAAGACCCCTCATCGTGTTTGATGGGAGTTCAACAAGTACAAGCATAAAAGTGAAGAAGACTGAGAACGGAGACAATGACCGACTCAAGTCCCGGCCTCAGGCCGGCGCTACCAGTAATGCCTTTCGAAAATTGTCAGATTCCTCTTCAGGTGTTTCACCCCTAATTTTGTCTTCCAATTTGCCTACGAACAATAGAATGGAACACAATAATAATGACACTAAACAGAACCATGACTTAACGCATAGGAAAAGTCCTTCCGGCCCTGTGAAGTCGCCGCCTTTGTCGCCTGTAGGAACTACTCCGGTGAAGTTAAAGCGAGCCGCTCCCAAGGAGGAGACCGAGGCCGAGGCCGCGGCCGCG AATAACCTGAAGCCCCCAGAAGCAAAGAGGAAGATACAGCATGTTACATGGCCGTGA